One genomic window of Salmo salar chromosome ssa12, Ssal_v3.1, whole genome shotgun sequence includes the following:
- the LOC106565805 gene encoding RNA-binding protein 38: MLLHQFMNGGLEVMHSTAIQKDTTFTKIFVGGLPYHTNDASLRKYFEAFGDIDEAVVITDRQTGKSRGYGFVTMLDQGAAERACKDPNPIIDGRKANVNLAYIGAKPRGMQIGEPTRGISIGVQPIHPALIQRQYGLTQQYVYPQAYLQPSLVLPSQVSSVSSPYLDYSAAYTQYAQAAFEHYPYAASPGFLGYGYAPSPATAQASAPATVHQTLPTGAGPAPAFLQYAPQQHVQPDRMQ, translated from the exons ATGCTTTTGCATCAGTTCATGAACGGAGGCCTGGAAGTGATGCATTCTACAGCAATTCAAAAAGACACTACTTTTACAAAAATTTTCGTTGGTGGTTTGCCCTACCACACTAACGATGCTTCCTTGAGAAAGTATTTTGAGGCCTTCGGCGATATCGACGAGGCGGTGGTGataacggacagacagacggggaaATCCCGAGGATATGGCTTT GTGACAATGCtagatcagggagcagcagagaggGCCTGTAAAGACCCCAACCCCATCATCGACGGGCGCAAGGCCAACGTAAACCTGGCTTACATAGGCGCCAAGCCCCGCGGTATGCAGATAGGTGAGCCGACCAGGG GCATATCCATTGGAGTGCAGCCTATTCACCCagcgctcatccagaggcagtaTGG GTTGACCCAGCAGTATGTGTACCCCCAGGCCTACCTTCAGCCCAGCCTGGTGCTCCCTTCTCAGGTGTCCTCCGTCAGCTCCCCCTACCTGGACTACAGTGCTGCTTACACCCAGTACGCCCAGGCCGCCTTCGAGCATTACCCCTACGCCGCTTCCCCAGGGTTCCTGGGCTACGGCTACGCCCCCAGCCCTGCCACCGCCCAGGCCTCCGCCCCAGCCACTGTTCACCAGACCCTCCCCACAGGGGCCGGCCCAGCACCCGCCTTCCTGCAGTACGCCCCCCAGCAGCATGTTCAGCCAGACCGCATGCAGTGA